The genomic DNA TGCATCATTACCTGGAGAGATCTACACTGACTGATATACAGCCCTGTACAGGTAAACATGACTGATGTACAGGTAAACATGACTGATGTACAGGTAAACATGACTGATGTACAGGTAAACATGACTGATATACAAccttatagtatagtatgcttgtgctgttgttgtttatgtttttgttattgttgttgtttatgttgttgttgttgttgtgtatcTGTCAGAAGCAGAGCAGCAGGATCAGAAAGATCCAGATCAGAGTAAGCTGAGCTTCCAGCTGGATGGAGATCAGTGGACGGTACGTTACGCTGCTGGTTACTGATTCTACAGCGTTCATCAGAGAGATCATaactggtaataataataataataataataataatgtgtctgCAGGAGTTCCCCAGGGAGCTGCAGTGGATGACGTACCTGAAAGAGTGGCACGTCAGCGGGACGAAGATCAGCCGGCTGCCGGAGTACCTGGCTCTGTTCACCCAGCTCACCGTGCTCGACATCCCCAAAAACACCATCAGCGAGCTGCCGCCGGAGATCGGTGAGGATGAAACACCAGATTTACAACACCGTAAAGGtttcagaggagagagagagagagagagagagagacagagagagagagagagagagagagagagagagagagagagagttgattTAAGTCCTAAACCTGAGACGGGTTCCAGTTTCTTAGGTCTCGGGTtcattttatttagtatttCCTTTTTCCTTGAATCAGATCATGTGAGATAATGTCGGTGCGTTTTAGTGCAGCCTCCTAAAGCGATTAGTGAAAAGGAACAAACAGTCTCTCCTGTCTTCAGGTAAACTGACGGGTTTGAGTGAACTGAACGTGAGCTACAACCGTCTGTCCAGCGTTCCTCCAGAACTCGGAAACTGTGAGAACCTGAAGAGACTCGAACTCACAGGAAACCACAACCTGTCTGAGCTGCCGTttgaggtgaggaggagaggatgtgaTGATCCATCCTGAGATAGTTTCATTAAATAACACAACTCTATACAGGTACAGAACTCCatcattgattttctttttggtaatctGACTCTTCATTTATAGGAGTTAAAGGAAATGTGCTTCATTTTTTCCATAAATGTTCATTTTTTCACCCGATTCGACTGatatcaggccattaaaaaggcgttatcagtctctataagcaccatagacatgggtcaataggggcctactacacctactacgttgtaaaagtgaaagtgaaacttcaaagcaacacgttctgacatgtaaaactgaatgaaacgtcacgttttaaacacaaacaaaactacaacttctttaagtttaggcaacaaaactacaacttcttcaggtttaggcaacaaaactacaacttctttaggtttaggtaataaaactacaacttctttaggtttaggtaataaaactacaacttcttcaggtttaggcaacaaaactacaacttctttaggtttaggcaacaaaactacaacttctttaggtttaggtaataaaactacaacttctttaggtttaggcaacaaaactacaacttctttaggtttaggcaacaaaactacaacttctttaggtttaggtaataaaactacaacttcttcaggtttaggcaacaaaactacaacttctttaggtttaggcaacaaaactacaacttctttaggtttaggcaacaaaactacaacttcttcaggtttaggcaacaaaactacaacttctttaggtttaggcaacaaaactacaacttctttaggtttaggtaataaaactacaacttcttcaggtttaggcaacaaaactacaacttctttaggtttaggtaataaaactacaacttcttcagatttaggcaacaaaactacaacttctttaggtttggcAAAAACAACTGGtattgatgatgtcactgtgttgatgatgtcactttgctaatgatgatgtcactgtgtcAGCTGAGCAGCCTGAAGCAGCTGGTCCACCTTGACATCGCAGAAAACAGGTTCATATCGATCCCCGTCTGCGCTCTGAGGATGAGCAGCCTGCAGCTGTTGGACCTGAGCAACAACAGTCTGACGGACCTGCCGCAGGACATGGACAGGtaactgatgacatcatcgccgtctgtaatctgattactctgGAAAAACAACAGAGTTATCCTGCATGTCCACTGGACAGGTCTCcattgtgctgtgtgtgtgtgtgtgtgtgtgcaggttggAGCAGCTGGCCACTCTGTTCCTCCATAAGAACAACATGAATTACCTTCCTCACTGTCTCACCAACATCTCAACACTCAAGATGATCGTCGTCAGCGGCGACGACATCACCTGCTGCCCGACCAAACTGTGCAGAAACCCCGAAATCAAGTACGCAAAAAACACTGGCATCAAGTACACAAACCACACTGACATCAAGTACACAACATGTCATCTCCTCTACTGTCCCTCCGGCAGGTTTATCCGACTGCGTGACAACCGTGCGAGTgccgagaagaagaagaagaaagaagaggagaagacgaacaagaggaggaggtggaagcagcaaagggaggaagaggaggaggtgaagaaggaCAGCAGAGAGAAGGAGTTCATGGAGGCGTACATCAGCTTGCTGAAGGACAGAGGTCAGAAAACTTGATTCATTATGAACAACTCACTAACCAGCCGGTGAACTGCAgtcatatttattatatttattatatttatcataaTATTCTTGAGACTCTATATTAGTATTTTTCTGGGGAGATGAAACCGTTTATGGACAGATTGAAAAAAAACGTGTATTTTACAGTAGACAAGTTTCTATGATAACGTATTAAAAATGATGAtgctaaattaaatatatttttatgttcagATACATTGGAATGatttttacaatatattaaaaGTGGTAataatttggaaaaaaatattgtttgctATAATCCAcactgtataataataataaaataataataataaatttcaAATATTAGATCTTCATatatcattgttttattttgacctTATAATACttttatgataaatatatatatgtatgtgtatatatatacatatatacatacatatactgtgtatatatatatatatacatatactgtatatatactgtatacaccaGCTGACAATGTTGTTTGTCCCTCACCAGACACCATCCCCGAGTCCACCACCAAGGTCTCCATCTCCTGCCtgctgtgaggaggaggaggaggaggaggaggaggaggaggaagaggaagaggatgaggagggaggtCTGTCATCACGTGAGTGACTGAAAGAGAATCTGAAGAAGCCTTTTTCAAAGCAGCACTAGAAGAAGATATAAACCAACATGCTGTAAtgctgttagcatgttagtacGTTCTTAGCTTTGACTCACTGAGGAGAAACAATCAGGAAGGTTTCAGAGTGATGTCATGTTTGAGTCAGGGGATTTTATGGAAGTGTATGGAAGACTATTTAtgccacaataacaacaaaaagtcAAGTTAAAAAATTGAATTCTTCACATTAAGTCATAGCGTTGACATAATAAATCAGAATTATGATTTAATCAGTAAATATTTGGGAATAGTGAGTCAAAATTTGGACTTTCTCAATTAAAATGATGAGATTTGAAGTCATAAAttatcaaattaaaataaataaaaaagtgtaaTTTATGACGACTCAAAATCGAAATCTCAAGTCAACACGAtgacattttaaatttcttagagataaataaaaatgaaaaaaataaataataaacaaatgaaatgaaattattaagtcaaaataaaaagaattcTAAATCTGGCACATTATTATATTTCACATaaacaacatatataaatatatatctaaaGAAATTATAATTATTTCAGTATTTTGACTTCATAAGTCATAATTTGGATTTTTGTCTtagaattaaaaatataaaaatgtttttctacaAAATCTCTCAAATGTTAAACAGCTGCACATGTATACACATAAATACAGCTGGAGGATTATAACGAAGATTAAATaagctttttaaataaatgaaaataaacataaataaaacagatactaagtcaaaataaaaattctggcatattatatttttggcatgaaccatctatataaatatatatataaaaactgtcaatattttgacttcataagtcataattttgacttttatcatttttaacatttcatctatttttttcttccGTTGGCAGTAATGAACTTCCATAGCTTTAagtgtttaaatgtttgaatgACTGAAGGTTTTTTGTTTGTGAAACATCAACAAGAGTTAAATGTATTTCATGGATTCCTGCTGACTGAGAAACCTTTTagtgtttttaaattaatttctgtttttcaaaaataacttttcattcCAAAATCAGATTTCCAACATTTAAACAGTCTGACGTCGTCGACTCACTGAACTTCAAACAGGTTTTTACAACTGAATGTTTTAGAAATGTTGATTCTTTAATATCTCACGGTTTGTGTGATGCATATTTGGGATGAACTGGATTTTATGGTTTGAAGGTGTGAATGTGACCAAACAGAACAGAGGCTGAACGAAATATTGATTTACATGTTTAAACAGTGTGTTGATTGAATCTTATTATtcagtatattatatatcagACAGTTTGTGAATTAGGTAATTTCCTGCTAAAGTTGAGCTGATGAACTAATTAGATTTactttaaaaagaaatcaaatcaaatctgcaataaaatgtgtaaatacaAATTATTACAAACACATTCAGTGATTTTATTCCCgtcaatttctttaaaaaaaaggaaaaaaatatttttacttttatatttttgttagtTGTGTAACTGATTTTTCTGTGTGATGCTTTGATTgagaagtttgtttttattctgatatattttgttaaattttaataaatgtttgtgaAGATGTTTTTGTCTGATTTTCTGGAAGCTAagattatttcatatttctaaatattattttataaaattatgtttttcaatttctttttaaaatacacATATCTCCCAACATGTTAAAATCTATTTTgacaaataattattttaaaacttaaacaaattaattttatcattaaaaacaaaaatcacaaaaacaaatatacaaataagtCCACATTTCAAATTCCATACATTTctctttattatcattattattatcatagaTATTATTCAAAATTATGTTCTTTAATAAGATAAAAGAAAGCAACTGCAAATGCACAACACGAAGACGTCATTCAGCGTCtctttgtttatatataaaaacagatATGAACATGAGAATGATTAGAGGCACACGTTCAGAGAAATCAAAGTGCAGCAATCAGCGAATGTTCTGCATCATGtacacgaggaggaggaggaggaggaggaggaggaggaagaggaagaggaggagaaggaagaggtagaggaggaggagaaggaagaggaggaggaggaggaagaggtagaagaggaggaggaggaagaggtagaggaggaggaggagaaggaagaggaagaggaggaggaagagggggaggaggaagaggaagaggaggaggaagaggaagagtggggggaggaggaagagggggaggaggaagaggagaaggaggaagaggtagaggaggaggaagaggaagaggaggaggaggagaaggaagaggagggggaggagaaggaagaggagggggaggaggaagaggaagaggaggagaaggaagaggtagaggaggaggaggaggaagagcaggaggaggtagaagaggagcaggaggaggaggaggaagaggtagaagaggagcaggaggaggaggaggaggtagaggaggaggaggtggaggaagaggtagaagaggagcaggaggaagaggaggaggaggaagaggtagaggaggaggaggagaaggaagaggaggaggaagagggggaggaggagaaggaagaggaagaggaagaggagggggaggaggaagaggggaaggagaaggaggaggaggaagaggggcaggaggagaaggaggaagaggaggaggaagagtagggggaggaggaagaggaagaggaagaggagggggaagaggaggaggaggaagaggaggaggagaaggaggaagaggaggaagaggaggaggaatgttTGACTGCATACGTTTCTGATTCTGCTCtaataatcatcataaaatAAAGCCTTGTCAGTAAACTTATAGATTTATATTCAGTAACGAGCTGACGAACAAAAACATTCTGAAAAAGCTTCAAAAGTCGTCGTCAGTTCGTTTGCGTCGGTTTTAACTGACGGCCATTTTGTCGCTTCATGTCCCATCGGAAAGTTGAACTCTGAACTCAGGAGATCTGAGCGTCGTTTGAAACGTTTGTCTCCGATTCACGACTCGTTTTAAcgtcttcaaaataaaaacatgtttttaaagaaaagcTCTCAAATGTTTTGGAATTATTCCACGGGGACAGACACGAGGCGCAAAGTGTTGAAAGTTCCCGATGAGACATGAACGCAGCAGCAACATAAACAGGAAGACAGTATGAGGACATACAGGAAGTAGTTAATAACACTGAGGTGCATTCTGGGAGATTAACGCGTCTGCTTCAGGGCTTCAGACTGACTGTAGaaaaatatactgtaggtcCAACTTCCTGTTTGTGACATCATCTCTGAGAGACATAAGATGAACGGGTTGGTTTGAGCAGCCGACGGAGGAAGAGCTCCGGCTTAAATCAAACACTAGaattataataagaataattaCATGTTTTAACGATGAAGATTGAATCTGAATTTTAAGAAATTTGTTCAGACGTGAATCGGACGAATTTGATTGTGCTTCATGAAGCTAcacaccatcatcatcttcctcctcatcatcatcaggtgTTTCTGTAGCTGCGATGATGCTGCATTCAAGTCACGTTGGAGAAAAAAGTGCCCGCTGTGTCCACTAAATAGCGGCTGAAACTATGAACATCATCCAACGTAACGTAACAGACACCTTCCCGGGGGATCTCGTGAGAGGTCGTCGTGCAGCGagtctcagatcagattttgcagtttgcgggctcccttctagacatgaccgtTACTGGGGGGCTGCAGCCTGTCCCAGCATGCACCAGGTGAGAAATGAGGTATGACATTAGGGGGGGTTTTAAACGGATTATTTCACTGTTCTGGAGACAGCTGGCTGCAGTTTGGCGTCTGTACAGTACTGAAGACAAAAAGTGACAAAAgattagaaacataaaataaaaaaatggcaCGATTTGGTTGTCAACAACCCGCCGACTCTTCAGTGGTTCATTCAGACTAAAGACAACGAGAACAGAGCGTTCACTGCACTGATGAAGATCAGACCGGAAACACTTGTTCTAACTACATCAGTAACTTAGGAGCGCTTGATTCGTGCTACCTGGAGCAGCAGACAGATGGGCGGGTgggtgggaggaagaggaggacgaggaagaggaggagcactTCATCAGAGCCTGAAAACAACGGAGAGGCTCGACACACTTCAAGTATTTGAacataagaagaagaagagatgaggAGACGTCGGTGGGTCTGATACTGAAATGTGACCTGGTGAGATAAATGAAGCGCACCGAGCCCGGGGACGTGACggagggaaacaaccaatcagtgtGCAGGATGTTAGTGGTTTGTGCTCTTGATTTAATAATAACGTGTTTGATTTGGAGGTTGGGACTCAGATATGTGGAGATCCTTCATCATGTTTTAGAAGAGCGTCCAAGaggatgttttactgtaaaaaCTTGAAAGCAGGAGCGCTTCATACATGTCTGACTGAAGGGATTTCCTGCTCCAACAGGGGAGGAGGTGAGATATACAAACACGATATTAAATCAGTAAATCGAGCACACACATCAGATACTTCCCTCCGTCCCTCGGGGCTCCGTACAAGCGCACCTAAAAGCACTTCAAACTGTGAATTCATTCTCTAAATATATCAACTTTCTAGTTTTTTTGCCTCgatatgaaaacacacacagcagagggagggtgatgatgtcacagccGGTCGGAGCTGTGTGAGTGACGGTCCGTTGTCGTGGTAACCACGGTTATCCACGTCCAGTCTCGCagccgagaaaaaaaaaaaaaaaagtataaacaaACAGTCAGTAACgttgatattaaatataaacagaaaacaACGACCTCCTACTCCGGtgaaatatcccacaatgccgAGCAGCTCTGACCTCACCATCCCCCCCGCTCATCCGTCCTGGTGGAAAGTTTCAGTTAAAACAACAGTCAGTAGCTCCGGGGACTCTTGGTGTCAGCCGTTCAGTGAATCCAACGCACCTCCACGCTGGTCCGTTACAGTGAGGAGCGCTTCATCTCCTGACCTCTGCAGACCTGAGTCTGAGTGGAGTTAGgtgcagcagacacacacagagggagaggggggggcaaACTGACTCCAGAGTGTTTAGGCGGCAAACAGACTGACGGCTCTGAAAAACGCGAGTAGACTGACTGACACGGTGCGTTGTACTTCAGAGTACTTCAGAGTACTTCAGAGTACTTcagagtagggatgcaccgataccgattgGGTtttgggtccgatactgtgctcatgtactcgtactcgcaaaacggctccgacaCAACggcactgataccactttacggtggtgcgcccgaccccgctgggccgggatcccacctcagccggcgccggccctcactttcattgcaccacggggttttgcttgcaccctctgactcgcgcgtgcgttagactccttggtccgtgtttcaagacgggtcgggtgggttgcagacatcgccgcagacccctggcgccttttacgtggaccgagccccgatctggcaGCACgccgcggttggggcgcactgaggacagtccaccccggtGGACAGTCGCAACAGGGAGCCCCGTCCACTGCgaggagagagggcgcagcgagccctttgtccacggtgcggcgaggtccgggcgggaaGCTCTGTAAAGCCTTTCTAaaccgacctagagccggtgacgcgcaccgcctcgtatgtgggactccccagcctgccgtgtcgctcacaccctccagctggctgttaacgaggctcttttggctcagagaagtactcgtatcggtactcagaATGACAAGTGATACGTTTTCACACGAGTACGTCACCGTCACGTATCACGAGTAGTTCACGGAGGTGGACGTACGGACGCCGTTTGAGTGGTTAAAATGTGCACCATGTGACCGCGGCGTTCCTGGTTTGATCTCCGGCagcatcacttcctgtctctctacACTAGGGCTGCACCGACTGCCTTCtcttacattcaaagcttccattgagGTTTGCGAATAATtctgtcatcatattttatttctgACGTCATCACTCTAAAAAATAAAGTCCTccaacaaaatcctcaatttgaataaaatcagattaaatgtcttttattttattaaatcaactttctttaatgaatagaactcGTCAGTGCCTCCTTttatacaaaaatatgttttttttgaaaggctaaacgccaacaaatatggattgaaacaGAATTTTtaagaactagggctgtcaatcgattaaaattggagcgttatttaacctccttcatgaccagctagtataacgattggtactgatggattttTCAGGTTTGCTAGTttcctagctttaaaactgagccactacaacctcaaaaaaatcacaagttgcgctaacgagtggcgttaaaacaaatttgcaa from Sebastes fasciatus isolate fSebFas1 chromosome 6, fSebFas1.pri, whole genome shotgun sequence includes the following:
- the lrrc2 gene encoding leucine-rich repeat-containing protein 2 isoform X1, with the translated sequence MVLGRRLDVPVSDVSHIRGMWEVRVKKYRHRQQKEQERIEQSALPKIDQQWQYRIYCKTMKAKELNLLHHYLERSTLTDIQPCTEAEQQDQKDPDQSKLSFQLDGDQWTEFPRELQWMTYLKEWHVSGTKISRLPEYLALFTQLTVLDIPKNTISELPPEIGKLTGLSELNVSYNRLSSVPPELGNCENLKRLELTGNHNLSELPFELSSLKQLVHLDIAENRFISIPVCALRMSSLQLLDLSNNSLTDLPQDMDRLEQLATLFLHKNNMNYLPHCLTNISTLKMIVVSGDDITCCPTKLCRNPEIKFIRLRDNRASAEKKKKKEEEKTNKRRRWKQQREEEEEVKKDSREKEFMEAYISLLKDRDTIPESTTKVSISCLL
- the lrrc2 gene encoding leucine-rich repeat-containing protein 2 isoform X2, which gives rise to MVLGRRLDVPVSDVSHIRGMWEVRVKKYRHRQQKEQERIEQSALPKIDQQWQYRIYCKTMKAKELNLLHHYLERSTLTDIQPCTAEQQDQKDPDQSKLSFQLDGDQWTEFPRELQWMTYLKEWHVSGTKISRLPEYLALFTQLTVLDIPKNTISELPPEIGKLTGLSELNVSYNRLSSVPPELGNCENLKRLELTGNHNLSELPFELSSLKQLVHLDIAENRFISIPVCALRMSSLQLLDLSNNSLTDLPQDMDRLEQLATLFLHKNNMNYLPHCLTNISTLKMIVVSGDDITCCPTKLCRNPEIKFIRLRDNRASAEKKKKKEEEKTNKRRRWKQQREEEEEVKKDSREKEFMEAYISLLKDRDTIPESTTKVSISCLL